The Methanococcus maripaludis genome has a window encoding:
- a CDS encoding DUF2193 domain-containing protein, whose product MEEIYSKMVDEAMAAQWADVDIIKEKRGHEFKIKHAKGYVDVANKMEAVGNQDASVFKLHKDSINAHFDVLCDLTKTVRPEDDPFVEHYQTPAILEIMYKEDPEFRKSVEKFIQTIEKSEALIGREVLRRYGGFYGPTCVVDFALIPGSTSNIVNRILKNVDMPLEHKQAILASKSWGMNTSYGFGEKFANAVEAGKSLTDAVNEEIEMIKFIYDKPIEAQAKLMDDFGHESFDVQKYMAEYKKKMKSAVLAAMESEVHYGNIVTLPAYCVGDIAHHIAQSTFNMCKDDVIMAIIESVSNVMDNTLRSNVKNFKNEYEVLSLATGSTAAATECILELDGFNAPTVVDLLTKRFHNYVQLYPTRGAAAELHNHDFMDMIYRGWKLIDKARRVKNGSDAPITPKVGNFKVDLNPIFKNQVIMNPQRYAYPACAITVRFSALMRLADYPCLLTSEPITATLMTNIIALHKETPGAPARVCKDCATACLVDFRHQYCQYKEAI is encoded by the coding sequence ATGGAAGAAATATATTCAAAAATGGTTGATGAAGCAATGGCTGCACAATGGGCGGATGTTGATATAATTAAGGAAAAGAGAGGGCATGAATTTAAGATAAAGCATGCAAAAGGATACGTAGATGTTGCAAACAAAATGGAAGCAGTTGGAAATCAGGACGCTTCCGTATTTAAACTACATAAAGATTCCATCAATGCACACTTTGATGTTTTATGTGATCTTACAAAAACAGTAAGACCCGAAGATGACCCATTCGTTGAACATTATCAAACTCCAGCAATACTCGAAATAATGTACAAAGAAGATCCAGAATTTAGAAAAAGCGTTGAAAAATTTATTCAGACTATTGAAAAGTCAGAAGCACTTATCGGAAGAGAAGTCCTTCGAAGATATGGTGGTTTTTATGGGCCCACCTGCGTTGTGGACTTTGCATTAATTCCTGGAAGTACTAGTAACATCGTAAACAGGATTCTCAAAAACGTAGATATGCCCCTTGAACACAAACAAGCAATTTTAGCTTCAAAATCCTGGGGTATGAACACATCGTATGGTTTTGGAGAAAAATTCGCAAATGCGGTTGAAGCTGGAAAATCATTAACTGACGCCGTAAATGAAGAAATTGAAATGATAAAATTCATTTATGATAAACCAATTGAGGCTCAAGCAAAACTTATGGATGATTTTGGCCATGAAAGTTTTGATGTACAAAAATACATGGCAGAATACAAAAAGAAAATGAAATCTGCCGTACTTGCTGCAATGGAATCAGAAGTTCACTATGGAAACATTGTAACGCTTCCAGCATATTGTGTCGGAGATATTGCACATCACATTGCCCAATCGACATTTAACATGTGTAAAGACGACGTTATAATGGCAATAATCGAATCCGTTTCAAATGTAATGGACAACACTTTGAGATCCAATGTAAAGAACTTTAAAAATGAATATGAGGTATTATCTCTTGCAACAGGATCAACTGCTGCTGCAACTGAATGTATACTCGAATTAGATGGATTTAATGCACCGACGGTTGTAGATCTACTCACCAAAAGATTCCACAACTATGTACAGCTCTACCCCACCAGAGGCGCTGCTGCAGAACTTCACAATCATGATTTCATGGACATGATTTATAGGGGTTGGAAGTTAATCGATAAAGCTAGAAGAGTTAAAAATGGAAGCGATGCCCCAATAACTCCAAAAGTAGGTAATTTCAAAGTAGACCTCAATCCCATTTTCAAAAATCAGGTCATAATGAATCCACAAAGGTATGCCTACCCGGCATGTGCAATAACTGTTAGATTTTCAGCATTGATGAGACTTGCAGACTATCCATGTCTTTTAACAAGTGAACCCATAACTGCAACACTAATGACAAACATTATTGCACTACATAAAGAAACTCCGGGAGCACCTGCAAGAGTCTGTAAAGATTGTGCAACAGCCTGTTTAGTAGACTTCAGACACCAATACTGTCAGTATAAAGAAGCAATCTAA
- a CDS encoding DUF2180 family protein: MKCYLCKLEGKDTDAVASCIVCGMGVCMNHVVREEVDQWEGGYPFPATKLKKTIPRMLCMPCYNALQEGKK; this comes from the coding sequence ATGAAGTGTTATCTATGTAAATTAGAAGGAAAAGATACAGATGCAGTTGCTTCGTGTATCGTTTGTGGAATGGGAGTTTGTATGAATCACGTTGTACGTGAAGAAGTTGACCAGTGGGAAGGTGGCTATCCATTCCCGGCTACAAAATTAAAAAAAACTATTCCAAGAATGCTCTGTATGCCTTGCTATAATGCACTTCAGGAGGGAAAAAAATGA
- a CDS encoding MIP/aquaporin family protein, which yields MSLVKRLLAECLGTGVLVFFGPGAAAMTLMITNNTGTAGIGLLGGLGDWFAIGFAFALAIAAVIYSLGRVSGAHINPAVTVGLWAVKKFPTKEVIPYIIAQLTGAAIGSILFFACVGLDSVTVGGLGATAPFSGISYFQAILAEFIGTFLLMFVIMGVAVDKRAPAGFAGLVIGLTVGAIITTTGNIAGSSLNPARTFGPYLIDSIYGLNLWYYFPIYIIGPLLGAIVAAFTYEYLNRE from the coding sequence ATGAGCTTGGTCAAAAGATTACTTGCCGAATGCCTTGGAACAGGTGTTTTAGTATTCTTTGGACCCGGTGCTGCTGCAATGACTTTAATGATTACAAATAATACGGGAACTGCAGGAATCGGACTTCTTGGGGGACTTGGAGACTGGTTTGCAATTGGATTTGCATTTGCACTAGCAATTGCCGCAGTAATCTATTCACTTGGACGTGTTTCTGGAGCACATATTAATCCGGCAGTAACTGTTGGTCTATGGGCGGTTAAAAAATTCCCCACAAAAGAAGTAATTCCCTATATTATAGCCCAGTTAACTGGTGCTGCAATAGGTTCCATACTGTTCTTTGCATGTGTTGGACTTGATTCCGTAACAGTCGGGGGGCTTGGAGCTACCGCACCATTTTCAGGAATAAGTTATTTCCAAGCAATACTTGCAGAATTTATTGGAACCTTCCTGTTGATGTTTGTTATTATGGGTGTTGCTGTCGACAAACGCGCCCCAGCGGGATTTGCAGGGCTGGTTATTGGTTTAACAGTCGGTGCAATAATCACAACAACAGGAAATATCGCAGGATCATCATTAAATCCTGCAAGGACTTTTGGACCTTACTTAATAGACAGTATTTACGGCTTAAATCTCTGGTACTATTTTCCGATATACATTATTGGCCCACTTCTCGGTGCAATAGTTGCTGCATTCACTTACGAATACTTAAATCGTGAATAA
- a CDS encoding FmdE family protein: MNEDYQKTIEFHGHECPGVAIGYRVSKYVLDHYERSEDEQLVAIVENNSCSVDGIQQMLGCTFGKGNLKFKDNGKHVYTFYSRDNNKALRMYLKYNLADKVGTFNKKFNEGTLTEEEKKEMFERRKEAIKHLLEAPEEELFDVKWVKIEEPTKARLYPSLTCDNCGETFMEIKGRTIDGKIVCKECFQKLVH; the protein is encoded by the coding sequence TTGAACGAAGACTACCAAAAAACAATTGAATTCCACGGCCACGAATGTCCTGGGGTTGCAATAGGATACAGAGTTTCAAAATACGTGCTTGACCACTATGAAAGATCTGAAGACGAACAGCTCGTTGCAATAGTTGAAAATAACTCCTGTAGTGTTGATGGAATACAGCAGATGCTTGGATGTACATTTGGAAAAGGAAATTTGAAATTTAAAGATAACGGAAAGCATGTTTACACTTTTTATTCAAGGGACAACAACAAAGCGCTTAGAATGTACTTAAAATACAATCTCGCAGATAAGGTTGGAACATTTAATAAAAAGTTCAATGAAGGAACGTTAACAGAAGAAGAAAAGAAAGAAATGTTTGAAAGAAGAAAAGAAGCTATAAAACACCTCTTGGAAGCCCCTGAAGAAGAATTGTTTGATGTGAAATGGGTAAAAATTGAAGAACCAACAAAAGCAAGACTTTACCCTTCACTTACCTGTGATAACTGTGGAGAGACATTTATGGAAATTAAAGGAAGAACAATTGATGGTAAAATCGTTTGTAAAGAATGTTTCCAAAAATTAGTTCACTAA
- the cobA gene encoding uroporphyrinogen-III C-methyltransferase: MKVILVGAGPGDEGLITLKGVEAIKNADVIVYDDLIGEKLLKHAKEESELIYVGKRKGKHSYKQEEINEILVNKAKENKNVVRLKGGDSFVFGRGGEEVLALKEEGIEYEMVPGITSSISVPEIFGIPVTHRKVATSFTVVTGHEAVDKAENEMQVKLSELNADTIVILMGITTLEKHVKELLKNPKRNENTPVAILMDGTRENQRMVKGTLSNIVEKAKLENACPPGIILVGNVVNVL, translated from the coding sequence ATGAAAGTTATTTTAGTTGGTGCAGGTCCTGGTGACGAAGGATTGATTACGTTAAAAGGCGTTGAAGCGATAAAAAATGCAGATGTAATTGTTTATGATGATTTAATTGGGGAAAAACTTTTAAAACATGCTAAAGAAGAGTCTGAACTTATTTATGTTGGAAAAAGAAAGGGAAAGCACTCCTACAAGCAGGAAGAAATAAACGAAATTTTAGTCAATAAGGCAAAAGAAAATAAAAATGTTGTACGACTTAAAGGTGGAGATTCTTTTGTATTTGGGAGAGGCGGGGAAGAAGTACTCGCTTTAAAAGAAGAAGGAATAGAATATGAAATGGTACCTGGAATTACTTCTTCGATATCAGTTCCAGAAATTTTTGGAATTCCGGTAACCCACAGAAAAGTTGCAACGTCTTTTACTGTTGTAACTGGACACGAAGCGGTAGACAAGGCTGAAAACGAAATGCAAGTCAAATTAAGCGAATTAAATGCAGATACAATTGTAATCTTGATGGGAATTACGACTCTTGAAAAACACGTAAAAGAATTATTGAAAAACCCAAAAAGAAATGAAAATACCCCAGTTGCAATTTTGATGGATGGAACAAGGGAAAATCAAAGAATGGTTAAAGGAACCCTCTCAAATATCGTTGAAAAGGCAAAATTGGAAAATGCATGCCCTCCGGGAATTATTCTGGTTGGAAATGTTGTAAATGTACTTTAA
- the cgi121 gene encoding KEOPS complex subunit Cgi121: protein MIIKGIRDAEVPDEIFKMGLEFQILNADLIATKTHVLHSIYQAKTKNNISKNIWMEILLRASGQKQISNAIKVLGARKGNICVICTDEKTFKQIKNIVNGFVDDSVLELNEEKEKKIREVFEINLHGKLIERVCEKIALIEVQ from the coding sequence ATGATAATAAAAGGCATTAGAGATGCAGAAGTCCCTGATGAAATTTTTAAAATGGGCCTTGAATTTCAAATATTAAATGCAGACCTAATTGCTACAAAAACACATGTTTTGCATAGCATATATCAGGCAAAAACAAAAAATAATATATCGAAAAATATCTGGATGGAAATCCTGCTTCGTGCATCCGGACAAAAACAAATATCTAATGCAATAAAAGTCCTTGGTGCAAGAAAGGGAAATATCTGTGTTATATGCACTGATGAAAAAACGTTCAAACAGATTAAAAACATCGTTAATGGGTTCGTTGACGATAGTGTTCTTGAATTAAATGAAGAAAAAGAAAAAAAGATAAGGGAAGTTTTCGAAATTAACCTTCACGGAAAACTAATTGAAAGAGTTTGTGAAAAAATTGCTCTTATCGAGGTTCAATAG
- the hisD gene encoding histidinol dehydrogenase: MIVKKISELNEKDLDVIINRNKTNISGILPTVSEILENVQKNGDNALKEYTKKFDGVEIDNFKVTSEEIDKAYEKIDSKVVESLEKAYMNIKEFHEIQFKNLTEWEVEKNGIKAGQIIRCVEKAGCYVPGGRAFYPSTVLMTVTPAKVAGVKKVVVTSPPNGTEGNPATLVASDIAKADEIYKIGGAQAIGALAYGTKSIPKVDIIVGPGNIFVTAAKKLVYGEVSIDFPAGPSEVLIMCDESSNEEYVAMDFLAQAEHDPNASCVITVTSKEKAEKIKERILMEIKTAKRTEIIEKSILNSAIVIGSLDECIELSNAYAPEHLEIMTKNPREVLKSIENAGSIFLGNYAPVPVGDYASGTNHVLPTSACAKMYSGLSVETFIKKPTVQELTKEGLMEIGNIVTTLAEAEGLFNHSEAVKRRLN, from the coding sequence ATGATAGTCAAAAAAATATCCGAATTAAACGAAAAAGACTTAGATGTCATAATTAACAGGAACAAAACAAATATTTCAGGAATTTTACCAACGGTAAGTGAAATTTTAGAAAACGTTCAAAAAAATGGGGATAATGCCTTAAAAGAATACACTAAAAAATTTGATGGTGTTGAAATTGATAATTTTAAGGTAACTTCCGAAGAAATCGATAAAGCGTACGAAAAAATTGATTCGAAAGTAGTTGAATCCCTTGAAAAAGCTTATATGAATATCAAAGAATTCCACGAAATTCAGTTTAAAAATTTAACAGAATGGGAAGTTGAAAAAAACGGAATTAAAGCAGGACAAATCATCAGATGTGTTGAGAAGGCTGGATGCTATGTTCCTGGTGGAAGGGCATTTTATCCGTCTACCGTTTTAATGACGGTAACTCCTGCAAAAGTTGCAGGTGTCAAAAAAGTTGTTGTAACGTCTCCACCAAACGGAACCGAAGGAAATCCCGCAACACTTGTTGCATCAGACATTGCTAAGGCTGATGAAATATATAAAATTGGTGGAGCCCAGGCTATTGGCGCTCTTGCATATGGTACCAAATCTATTCCAAAAGTCGATATTATTGTTGGACCGGGAAACATCTTTGTAACTGCTGCTAAAAAATTAGTTTACGGAGAAGTTTCAATTGATTTTCCAGCAGGCCCTTCAGAAGTACTTATTATGTGTGATGAATCATCAAATGAAGAATATGTTGCGATGGACTTTTTAGCGCAAGCTGAACACGATCCCAATGCATCATGTGTAATAACCGTTACTTCAAAAGAAAAAGCTGAAAAAATTAAAGAAAGAATTTTAATGGAAATAAAAACTGCTAAAAGAACGGAAATCATTGAAAAATCAATTTTAAATTCTGCAATTGTTATTGGTTCGCTTGATGAATGTATTGAACTTTCAAATGCTTATGCTCCAGAACACTTGGAAATAATGACAAAAAATCCAAGAGAAGTACTAAAATCAATTGAAAATGCTGGAAGTATTTTTTTAGGAAACTATGCGCCAGTTCCAGTTGGAGATTATGCAAGCGGTACAAACCACGTTCTTCCAACGTCCGCATGTGCAAAAATGTATTCTGGACTCAGCGTTGAAACATTTATTAAAAAACCAACAGTTCAGGAATTGACAAAAGAAGGTTTAATGGAAATTGGAAATATCGTAACCACTCTTGCAGAAGCAGAGGGGCTATTTAACCACTCTGAAGCGGTTAAAAGAAGGTTAAATTAA